One Panicum virgatum strain AP13 chromosome 3N, P.virgatum_v5, whole genome shotgun sequence DNA segment encodes these proteins:
- the LOC120667073 gene encoding uncharacterized protein LOC120667073, with protein sequence MGQEEEEAVLVPAAAVVFSWEPVVVKAAEARCDVPPGSPKKAPQPPARRLSVPPPPGRAAVPARSLSSRARAVRPEDDPFLAAYLACTKSSGRRTGKDVGGAAREEAKGRRWFTWARLGLSCKSSAGAVEQSMVKVAKRPELRPTRDV encoded by the coding sequence ATgggccaggaggaggaggaggccgtgctcgtgccggcggccgccgtggTCTTCTCGTGGGAGCCAGTGGTAGTCAAGGCGGCGGAAGCCCGCTGCGACGTGCCGCcggggagcccgaagaaggcgCCGCAGCCACCGGCGCGCCGCCTCTccgtgccgccgcccccggGCCGGGCAGCGGTGCCGGCGAGAAGCCTGTCGTCGAGGGCGCGCGCCGTCCGGCCGGAGGACGACCCCTTCCTGGCCGCGTACCTGGCGTGCACCAAGAGCAGCGGCAGGAGAACCGGGAaggacgtcggcggcgcggcgagggaggaggccaAGGGGCGGCGGTGGTTCACGTGGGCCCGCCTCGGGCTCTCCTGCAAGAGCTCCGCCGGGGCCGTGGAGCAGAGCATGGTCAAGGTGGCCAAACGGCCGGAGCTGCGTCCTACTAGAGATGTTTAA
- the LOC120663979 gene encoding uncharacterized protein LOC120663979: MAATGCYGARRLADLLREQQEPLVDAPKSRSPIDACGRRLRELCALTKRRKLSVTDSAGGVTAAALGRSLLCACGGNNTARKALLWGDLTGCFFPCGVGQRFRRLPRAGDFGGRCDVASELGGDAMDGGRKLSPVSVLELQSDEESPVPSHWDEDDDGKPSTSARSPPSDHDQLPGARRPMFHLLRHQRQASRNGGGSGGQQQEVAEESGESSSEEMERATVSGWERMAADISRIPSLVALDVSESAREWWRRVAGDEEARRVGQSIEAMIFEEVRWEAVRDMICLREF, from the exons ATGGCGGCCACCGGTTGCTACGGCGCAAGGCGGCTAGCGGACCTGCTCCGGGAGCAGCAGGAGCCCTTGGTCGACGCGCCGAAGAGTCGCTCGCCCATCGACGcctgcggccgccgcctgcgcgagCTGTGCGCCCTCACGAAGCGCCGAAAACTCAGCGTCACCGACAGCGCCGGCGGTGTCACTGCCGCTGCGCTAGGGAGAAGCCTGCTGTGCGCGTGCGGTGGCAACAACACCGCGAGGAAGGCTCTGCTGTGGGGAGACCTCACCGGCTGTTTCTTTCCGTGCGGCGTGGGCCAGAGGTtccgccgcctgccgcgcgccGGAGACTTCGGCGGCCGCTGCGACGTCGCcagcgagctcggcggcgatgCCATGGACGGCGGGAGGAAGCTCAGCCCGGTGTCCGTGCTGGAGCTGCAATCCGACGAGGAATCGCCGGTGCCTAGCCATT GGGATGAGGACGACGACGGCAAGCCGTCGACATCAGCGAGGTCGCCGCCATCCGACCACGACCAGCTTCCCGGCGCCCGGCGCCCCATGTTCCACCTTCTTCGCCACCAGCGGCAAGCTTCGCGCAATGGAGGCGGAAGTGGAGGGCAACAGCAAGAGGTTGCGGAGGAAAGCGGCgagtcctcctcggaggagatGGAGCGAGCCACCGTCTCCGGCTGGGAGAGGATGGCGGCGGACATCTCCCGGATCCCGAGCCTGGTGGCGCTCGACGTGTCCGAGTCAGCACGGGAATGGTGGAGGcgggtcgccggcgacgaggaggccCGCCGGGTGGGGCAGAGCATCGAGGCCATGATCTTCGAGGAGGTCAGGTGGGAGGCTGTGCGTGACATGATCTGCCTGCGTGAATTCTGA